One stretch of Sediminispirochaeta bajacaliforniensis DSM 16054 DNA includes these proteins:
- a CDS encoding carbohydrate-binding family 9-like protein, protein MGRNSVFKYLDFSGCNRNFDEIDAYMNENILPEPICIASWKEYSYKPEVTVGTGWSDNDLYLKFTVRERTTRAKFRMANDPVHLDSCIEFFIDPGNGSYFNIEMNSIGTVYLGYGTCRADSRPMAEATTITSLSSIGREPFEEKHIKEWTITVDIPLKLFQGTPLHEPGGKAFRANFYKCGDELKDPHFLSMFKIESAHPDFHRPESFGTVVFEQP, encoded by the coding sequence ATGGGAAGAAACAGTGTTTTCAAATACTTAGATTTCTCTGGATGCAATAGGAATTTCGATGAAATTGATGCATATATGAATGAAAATATCCTGCCTGAACCTATTTGTATTGCGTCTTGGAAGGAGTATTCTTATAAGCCTGAGGTAACGGTCGGGACAGGGTGGAGTGATAATGACCTCTATCTGAAATTTACCGTTCGCGAAAGGACGACCAGGGCGAAATTCCGGATGGCGAATGATCCCGTTCATTTGGATAGTTGTATTGAATTTTTCATTGATCCTGGCAACGGCAGCTATTTTAATATAGAAATGAATTCAATCGGGACTGTCTATTTAGGATACGGGACGTGTAGAGCGGACAGTAGGCCGATGGCAGAAGCAACAACTATAACATCCCTGTCTTCTATAGGAAGGGAGCCCTTTGAAGAAAAGCACATAAAAGAATGGACCATCACGGTCGATATCCCTTTGAAACTTTTTCAGGGTACACCGTTACATGAACCAGGAGGAAAAGCGTTTAGGGCCAACTTCTATAAATGTGGGGACGAATTGAAAGATCCACACTTTCTTAGTATGTTCAAAATTGAAAGTGCTCATCCCGATTTCCATAGGCCTGAATCCTTTGGAACAGTTGTGTTTGAACAACCATAA
- the arfB gene encoding alternative ribosome rescue aminoacyl-tRNA hydrolase ArfB, which translates to MENGILADLIRAVASQQFARSSGPGGQNVNKVNTKVLLRIPLEKLGLSESQLARLRSKLGKRITGDDELIIESSGSRSQEANRKEAIGRAARIISAAIVPPRPRHPTRPTKASRQRRLEKKRASSRKKQLRRPPAEE; encoded by the coding sequence ATGGAAAATGGAATTCTTGCCGATCTGATTCGTGCGGTGGCAAGTCAACAATTTGCAAGGTCCTCCGGACCGGGAGGCCAAAATGTCAACAAGGTCAATACAAAGGTCCTGTTGCGTATTCCCCTGGAAAAACTTGGCCTTTCCGAAAGCCAGCTTGCCCGTCTCAGAAGCAAACTTGGTAAGCGAATCACCGGTGACGACGAACTTATCATAGAAAGTAGTGGGTCGAGAAGCCAAGAGGCAAACAGGAAAGAAGCCATAGGCCGGGCTGCAAGAATCATATCCGCCGCCATTGTTCCGCCCCGGCCAAGGCATCCCACCCGGCCGACAAAGGCATCACGACAGCGGCGTTTGGAAAAAAAGCGCGCTTCCTCCCGAAAAAAGCAGCTTCGTCGGCCTCCTGCGGAGGAATAG